One genomic segment of Thermovibrio guaymasensis includes these proteins:
- the cdaA gene encoding diadenylate cyclase CdaA: MLNFIPKVTFWDIVDILVVAFLTYRVFIYLSQTRAVQILIGLMVVLLLSAVAKLFHLYTLSFIFNNLLTIGIFALIVIFQPEIRRILARIGEKQFGIFTSEEEAERVIEEIVRACATMSEDRIGALIVVEREVNLDNYVESGTFIDGKVSKELLVTLFWPGTPLHDGATIIRKDRIYKSGAFLPLTLNPNLPQTVGTRHRAAIGITEETDAVAVVVSEETGAISISYSGKLIKNLDPSKLKKVLKGLLVKRVERRKFNFDLLRKSDEEV; encoded by the coding sequence GTGCTGAATTTTATTCCTAAGGTAACTTTCTGGGACATCGTTGATATTCTCGTTGTTGCTTTTCTTACCTATAGGGTTTTCATCTACCTATCCCAGACTAGGGCTGTTCAGATCTTAATAGGCCTTATGGTGGTTCTCCTTTTATCTGCAGTTGCTAAGTTGTTCCACCTCTACACCCTTTCTTTCATATTCAATAACCTGTTAACGATCGGCATTTTCGCACTCATCGTTATCTTTCAGCCTGAAATAAGGAGAATTCTTGCAAGGATTGGAGAGAAGCAGTTTGGAATCTTTACATCTGAAGAGGAGGCTGAGAGGGTAATTGAGGAGATAGTTAGGGCCTGTGCGACGATGTCTGAAGATAGGATTGGAGCTCTAATAGTAGTTGAGAGGGAAGTTAACCTTGATAACTACGTTGAATCCGGGACTTTCATTGACGGTAAGGTGAGTAAAGAACTTCTGGTTACGCTCTTTTGGCCGGGAACTCCCCTTCACGATGGAGCTACAATAATTAGGAAGGACAGGATCTATAAGTCTGGTGCCTTCCTGCCCCTCACGTTAAACCCTAACCTTCCCCAAACTGTAGGAACCCGCCACAGGGCAGCAATAGGCATAACTGAAGAGACCGATGCAGTAGCAGTTGTCGTTTCTGAGGAAACAGGAGCTATCTCTATTTCCTACTCTGGAAAGTTAATTAAGAACCTTGATCCGTCTAAACTTAAGAAGGTTCTCAAAGGTCTTCTGGTTAAGAGAGTGGAGAGGAGAAAGTTTAACTTCGACCTTTTGAGGAAATCTGATGAAGAGGTTTAG
- the folP gene encoding dihydropteroate synthase, with translation MKVRVKEFKDKASLKEYLLSLGNTTQGAEILSSKGKVFLFELDGVDTRAANILKQDAISVGGDCAVPRKASSFEKGYWKVLLVVNGRELDKLTEKLEKQPFGLRKLSLKLRETLKNYLKDSFILSYRGKELPLSEPVVMGILNATPDSFSDGGKYTSLDSAVKRAEEIISQGGKIVDVGGESTRPGAPPVPLEEELRRVIPVIREIRKKLGDNFFISIDTYKAEVARQALLEGADMVNDVSALRFDPKMAEVVSSFGCPVVIMHMKGTPRDMQKNPHYEDVVSEICDFFEERISFALERGVSRDKIILDPGIGFGKRLIEDNLCILKRFSEFRVFGLPLLIGASRKSFIGAITGVENPEDRLAGSLGAIAPAFYRGAKIFRVHDVKETYDFLKLLYEVERAKC, from the coding sequence GTGAAGGTAAGAGTAAAGGAGTTTAAAGACAAGGCTTCTTTAAAGGAGTATCTCCTATCTTTGGGCAATACTACTCAAGGGGCCGAGATCCTCTCGTCAAAGGGAAAAGTTTTCTTATTTGAATTAGACGGGGTTGATACGAGGGCTGCCAACATTTTAAAGCAGGACGCAATTTCTGTCGGTGGTGACTGTGCCGTTCCGAGGAAGGCATCTTCCTTTGAAAAGGGCTACTGGAAGGTTTTGCTCGTTGTAAACGGTAGAGAGCTTGATAAGTTAACTGAGAAGTTGGAGAAACAACCCTTCGGTTTGAGGAAGCTCTCTTTAAAGTTAAGGGAAACTTTAAAGAACTACCTAAAGGACTCTTTCATCCTCTCCTATAGGGGAAAGGAGCTTCCCCTCTCTGAGCCCGTTGTTATGGGGATTTTAAACGCTACTCCAGATTCTTTTTCTGATGGCGGGAAATACACTTCCCTTGATTCAGCAGTTAAAAGGGCTGAGGAGATAATCTCTCAAGGCGGTAAGATCGTTGATGTCGGTGGGGAGTCAACCAGGCCGGGGGCTCCTCCAGTTCCCCTTGAGGAGGAGTTAAGGAGGGTTATTCCTGTTATAAGGGAGATAAGGAAGAAATTGGGAGATAACTTCTTTATTTCCATTGATACCTATAAAGCTGAAGTTGCCCGTCAAGCCCTCCTTGAAGGAGCAGATATGGTTAACGACGTAAGCGCCTTAAGGTTTGATCCAAAGATGGCCGAGGTTGTCTCCTCCTTCGGATGTCCGGTTGTAATTATGCACATGAAGGGAACACCAAGAGATATGCAGAAGAATCCCCACTACGAGGACGTAGTTTCTGAGATATGCGATTTCTTTGAGGAGAGAATTTCCTTTGCGCTTGAGAGAGGGGTAAGTAGGGATAAAATTATCCTTGACCCAGGAATAGGCTTTGGAAAAAGGTTAATTGAGGATAACCTCTGCATTTTAAAGAGGTTCTCGGAGTTCAGAGTTTTTGGCCTTCCCCTTCTAATAGGAGCTTCAAGGAAAAGCTTTATAGGAGCAATTACTGGAGTTGAGAATCCTGAAGATAGACTAGCGGGAAGCCTTGGAGCAATAGCTCCTGCTTTTTATAGAGGGGCGAAAATTTTTAGGGTTCACGACGTAAAGGAGACTTACGATTTCCTAAAACTCCTTTACGAAGTTGAGAGGGCTAAGTGCTGA
- the glmM gene encoding phosphoglucosamine mutase → MKVKRKLFGTDGIRGIANKFPLTPEMVQKIGFSYGFYLKSKYPEKRHTVVVGKDTRLSSDMIKAALISGLTSAGVDVVDVGVVPTPAISFLIGEGFFSGGVMVSASHNPYEYNGLKFFNCEGKKFSEAEEGGLELVVFNKYELPKAEPSEIGMVFDGYNLVEAYKKFLESASRYLAGLKVGLDCANGATFQIAPEVFSSLGAKVFVFNAEPDGKNINDGCGALHPELLAQKVKELNLQLGFAYDGDGDRCVAVDEKGNVVDGDKLIGLLAAHYGDRCKDVVATVMSNVGLELFLEKLGLRLHRTGVGDRLVSEKMEEVGALVGGEQSGHIILRDYLPTGDGILTSLVVASLVKSLRKPLSEIVSQIELYPQKLRNVRVKEKPPIESLEKLQSAIKEAQKELEGRGRVLVRYSGTEPLLRIMVEADSEELIDRIIEMIERAVREEGIAL, encoded by the coding sequence ATGAAGGTGAAAAGGAAGCTCTTTGGGACGGACGGAATAAGGGGAATAGCAAATAAGTTTCCCCTTACTCCTGAAATGGTTCAGAAGATCGGTTTCTCCTACGGTTTTTACCTTAAATCAAAGTACCCAGAAAAGAGGCATACAGTCGTTGTAGGTAAGGATACTCGCCTCTCCTCAGATATGATAAAGGCTGCTCTGATAAGCGGTTTAACTTCTGCTGGAGTTGATGTTGTTGATGTTGGAGTAGTTCCGACTCCTGCTATCTCTTTCTTGATTGGGGAAGGCTTCTTTTCCGGCGGAGTGATGGTTTCAGCCTCACACAATCCTTACGAGTATAACGGTTTAAAGTTCTTTAACTGTGAAGGGAAGAAGTTCTCCGAGGCAGAAGAGGGAGGATTAGAGCTTGTAGTCTTTAATAAGTACGAACTCCCTAAAGCGGAGCCTTCGGAAATCGGAATGGTCTTTGACGGTTATAACTTAGTTGAAGCCTACAAGAAGTTCCTTGAAAGTGCGAGCCGTTACTTGGCGGGCCTCAAGGTTGGCCTTGACTGTGCAAACGGCGCAACTTTCCAGATAGCCCCTGAAGTCTTTAGCTCTTTAGGCGCTAAAGTCTTCGTCTTCAACGCCGAACCTGACGGTAAGAACATAAATGACGGCTGCGGAGCTCTCCACCCTGAACTTTTAGCCCAGAAAGTTAAAGAGCTTAACCTTCAGTTGGGCTTTGCCTACGATGGAGATGGAGATAGGTGTGTGGCCGTAGATGAAAAGGGAAACGTCGTTGATGGGGATAAGTTAATAGGCCTTTTGGCGGCCCACTATGGCGACAGATGTAAAGACGTTGTTGCTACCGTTATGAGTAACGTTGGTTTAGAGCTTTTCCTTGAAAAGCTCGGTCTAAGGCTTCACAGGACGGGAGTAGGTGACAGGTTGGTCTCTGAGAAGATGGAGGAGGTGGGAGCTCTCGTAGGCGGCGAGCAGTCAGGCCACATAATACTGAGGGATTACCTACCTACCGGAGACGGAATTTTAACCTCTTTAGTTGTTGCATCCCTCGTTAAGTCCCTCCGTAAACCTTTAAGTGAGATAGTTTCACAGATAGAACTCTACCCTCAAAAGCTCAGAAACGTTAGGGTTAAGGAAAAACCACCAATTGAGAGTTTAGAGAAGCTCCAGAGTGCAATTAAAGAGGCACAAAAGGAGCTAGAAGGAAGGGGGAGGGTTCTAGTCCGTTACTCCGGGACGGAACCTCTACTCAGGATAATGGTTGAGGCCGACAGTGAAGAGTTAATAGATAGGATAATAGAGATGATAGAGAGAGCAGTTAGAGAGGAGGGAATTGCCCTTTAA
- a CDS encoding CBS domain-containing protein produces MKTVITTHKNMDLDALGAVIGVKKIYPEGEVVLPETKGEDVIKLLEENPEILEFTEEKDFEGEIGKLIVVDTDNLERIPEALKRRISDKTQVIIFDHHSEELLGKVSQLHYKEAGATTSIIALILKGKGLIPNPYEASAMLSGIYSDTGSFRYPSTKPIDFLAAAFLLSVGADVEFVKKYLPKELTEKEIDLLKVLKDNLKVVEVHGNQLGITYGRFDSYVGDIAPLISRIMDIYSLPAIFGVVEVQSTTFLIGRSRTKKVDVSLVAERFGGGGHREAASASIKGKTAFEVLEELKEVLEEVIVPLKRAQDIMTSPVISIKKGATVEEARKILMKNSINAAPVVNEREEIEGIVTRALLDKALYMGLEKNPVEEVMEREFFTVNPQEPISRVEEIIVKRQQSFVPVVEGREVIGVITRTDILMNLYREELEETQKYYERKRSGQPHYRNVKGKLKETLPEELFNLIQKIGQIADRLGINAYIVGGFVRDLIIGRKNFDIDIVVEGDATEFAKVLGRELSAKVHTFDRFKTATLVFKDGTRIDMASARTEVYRSPGALPEVESAPLKKDLFRRDFTINTLAVKINEKEFGKLIDFFGALKDIKDRKIRVLHALSFVEDPTRILRALRFSTRYRFDLGKHTEKLLKIAVERKLFKTVEGQRIYHELKQILNEENPLRVFLKMEKYGVLKELFPNLRWDRSKKDLFERVRKIITWHKLNFPEKETLYHIAYLGALFFKEPHERVEKYIEELAVPEKERKLLKSVLKEIHPTLQKLRKANLPSQVYQILEKKPEELLILLGATSDEVKEKVLNFMKESRFVKPLIGGEDLKELGLKPGPVYKKILNRVKYAILDKEVEKEDREGQLAMVKELLNEIKG; encoded by the coding sequence ATGAAAACCGTGATAACGACCCATAAAAATATGGACCTTGACGCCCTAGGAGCAGTTATAGGTGTAAAGAAAATCTACCCTGAAGGGGAGGTAGTTCTACCCGAAACGAAGGGGGAGGACGTAATTAAACTCCTTGAGGAAAACCCTGAAATCCTTGAATTTACAGAAGAGAAAGACTTTGAAGGAGAAATAGGAAAGCTGATAGTGGTTGATACAGATAACCTTGAAAGGATACCGGAAGCCTTAAAGAGAAGGATAAGCGATAAAACGCAGGTAATTATTTTTGACCACCACTCTGAGGAACTCCTTGGAAAGGTCAGCCAGCTCCACTACAAAGAGGCAGGAGCGACAACTTCAATAATAGCACTAATCCTTAAAGGAAAAGGGCTAATTCCGAACCCCTACGAAGCAAGCGCAATGCTTTCCGGAATCTACTCAGATACAGGCTCTTTCAGGTATCCATCAACAAAACCCATAGACTTCCTAGCTGCAGCCTTCTTACTCTCTGTAGGAGCCGACGTTGAGTTCGTAAAGAAGTACTTGCCAAAGGAACTAACGGAAAAAGAGATAGACCTATTAAAGGTTTTAAAGGACAACTTGAAAGTAGTGGAAGTCCACGGAAACCAGTTAGGAATAACTTATGGAAGGTTTGACTCCTACGTAGGTGACATAGCTCCCCTCATCAGCAGGATAATGGACATCTACTCACTACCGGCAATCTTTGGGGTGGTTGAAGTTCAATCAACAACTTTCTTAATAGGAAGGAGCAGGACGAAAAAAGTTGACGTATCCCTCGTAGCAGAAAGGTTTGGGGGAGGAGGTCACAGGGAAGCAGCCTCAGCGTCTATTAAGGGGAAAACCGCCTTTGAAGTCCTTGAAGAGCTTAAGGAAGTACTTGAAGAGGTCATAGTTCCCCTTAAGAGGGCACAGGACATAATGACGTCTCCCGTAATTTCAATTAAGAAAGGTGCAACAGTTGAAGAGGCAAGGAAAATCCTGATGAAAAACAGCATAAATGCAGCCCCTGTAGTTAACGAAAGAGAGGAAATTGAGGGAATAGTAACGAGAGCCCTCCTTGATAAAGCCCTCTACATGGGGCTTGAAAAGAACCCAGTAGAGGAGGTAATGGAGAGGGAGTTTTTTACCGTAAACCCTCAAGAGCCCATAAGTAGAGTTGAGGAGATAATAGTTAAAAGGCAGCAGAGCTTCGTTCCGGTTGTTGAAGGAAGGGAAGTTATCGGGGTAATAACAAGAACAGACATCCTCATGAACCTCTACAGGGAAGAACTTGAGGAAACGCAGAAGTACTACGAAAGAAAGAGGAGCGGTCAACCCCACTACAGGAACGTTAAGGGGAAGTTAAAGGAAACTTTACCTGAAGAGCTCTTTAACCTAATACAGAAAATCGGCCAGATAGCCGATAGGTTGGGGATAAACGCCTACATAGTCGGAGGGTTTGTAAGGGACTTGATAATTGGAAGGAAGAATTTTGATATTGATATAGTTGTTGAGGGAGATGCAACAGAGTTTGCAAAGGTATTGGGAAGAGAACTCTCTGCAAAAGTTCACACGTTTGACAGGTTCAAAACGGCAACTTTAGTATTTAAAGATGGAACGAGAATAGATATGGCATCTGCAAGGACGGAAGTTTACCGCTCCCCCGGAGCTCTTCCTGAAGTTGAGTCTGCTCCCTTAAAGAAAGACCTATTCAGAAGGGATTTTACAATCAACACTTTGGCAGTAAAGATAAATGAGAAGGAGTTTGGAAAACTAATAGACTTTTTTGGAGCTCTGAAAGACATAAAGGACAGGAAAATAAGAGTTCTCCACGCCCTCTCCTTCGTTGAAGATCCTACAAGGATACTGAGAGCTCTCAGGTTTTCAACCCGCTACAGGTTTGATTTGGGAAAACACACAGAAAAACTCTTAAAGATAGCAGTTGAGAGGAAGCTATTTAAAACCGTTGAAGGACAGAGAATCTACCACGAGCTAAAACAGATTCTAAACGAGGAGAACCCCCTAAGGGTTTTCTTAAAGATGGAAAAGTACGGAGTTCTAAAAGAGCTCTTTCCAAACTTAAGGTGGGACAGGAGTAAAAAAGACCTTTTTGAAAGGGTAAGGAAAATAATAACTTGGCATAAACTAAACTTCCCTGAAAAGGAAACCCTTTACCACATAGCTTACCTTGGAGCTCTCTTCTTTAAAGAACCCCACGAGAGAGTTGAAAAATACATAGAGGAACTTGCAGTGCCTGAGAAGGAGAGGAAACTTTTAAAGTCGGTTCTAAAGGAAATCCACCCTACGCTCCAGAAACTAAGGAAAGCAAACCTCCCCAGCCAAGTGTACCAGATACTTGAGAAAAAGCCCGAAGAACTTCTCATTCTCCTTGGAGCCACCTCTGATGAAGTAAAGGAGAAGGTGCTAAACTTCATGAAGGAAAGCAGGTTTGTAAAGCCCTTAATCGGAGGAGAGGACTTAAAGGAGCTCGGCTTAAAACCGGGACCGGTTTATAAGAAAATTCTAAATAGAGTAAAATATGCAATACTTGATAAGGAAGTAGAGAAGGAAGATAGGGAAGGGCAGTTAGCCATGGTGAAGGAGCTCTTGAATGAGATTAAAGGGTGA
- a CDS encoding PDZ domain-containing protein, with the protein MRLKGETALNLFITVLFAYSLSYFISSLALLKVKPCKKFSLSLYKTVPQRFNLSYNLEREGFFLSRGKKERVEEIPQETIISFETYTLKGTVICSKCGHSIAILKDSSGKTLIVSEGQEIAGYKVEKVYPEEVVLSKGRRKFILKLKGKETLERKRAYENGKTFFIRRKEIINQISTGDFLKYINIVPVKNPEGLKVNYVNPKSFIYKLGIRPGDIILSINEIRIRTPEDSFAAFEKLKNADSITITVLRRGRKVKLNYEIE; encoded by the coding sequence ATGAGATTAAAGGGTGAAACAGCATTAAACTTATTTATTACTGTACTGTTCGCCTATTCACTTTCCTACTTCATATCCTCACTTGCCCTTTTAAAAGTAAAACCGTGCAAGAAGTTCTCCTTATCCCTGTATAAAACCGTTCCTCAGAGGTTTAACCTAAGCTACAACCTTGAGAGGGAAGGTTTCTTCCTTTCAAGAGGGAAGAAGGAGAGGGTAGAAGAGATCCCTCAGGAAACAATAATCTCTTTTGAAACCTACACCCTAAAGGGAACTGTAATATGTTCAAAGTGTGGCCACAGTATAGCAATACTGAAGGACAGTTCCGGAAAGACACTTATAGTATCTGAAGGTCAAGAAATTGCAGGCTACAAAGTCGAAAAGGTCTACCCTGAAGAGGTAGTTCTATCAAAGGGAAGAAGGAAGTTTATCCTCAAACTCAAGGGAAAGGAAACTTTAGAGAGAAAGAGAGCCTACGAAAATGGAAAAACCTTCTTCATAAGGAGGAAGGAAATCATTAATCAAATTTCAACCGGAGATTTCCTCAAGTACATAAACATCGTTCCAGTAAAGAACCCTGAAGGGTTAAAGGTTAACTACGTTAACCCAAAAAGCTTTATCTATAAACTTGGAATAAGGCCAGGGGATATTATCCTCTCCATAAATGAGATAAGGATAAGAACACCTGAAGACTCTTTTGCAGCCTTTGAAAAGCTAAAGAACGCTGATTCAATAACTATAACAGTCTTAAGAAGAGGAAGAAAAGTCAAACTAAATTACGAGATAGAATAG
- a CDS encoding DUF3857 domain-containing protein has product MLKRRLLIALFVVLFPLLSFAGEFGAEVLYDKCSVKFFPNGRSIWREEKAVKILDKRGIKEFGEVVIPFSTEHQRLKILYAYTVTPSGKVVKPNKKAFNIVYPPFVSEAPIYSDLKYQTISMPAVSPGSIVKYAYELETFKPYMKNNFWTTNYFQDFFPVKEATFTAYIPKGHYYKYKAYHMEGDEGKPKVEEGKNYTVLKWELHNVPPIHKERNMPPYGEIAKKVSITSIKSWDDVAKWYSDLARESLKPDKLVRETALELTKDKKTLEEKIRAIYNFVSQNIRYVGMEFGINGYKPHRAGEVLRNRYGDCKDHATLLVSMLKVIGVKGYPVLIPTLSKANTDPEMPMPTAFNHEIAAIKWKGKLLFLDTTSDYVPFGYLPPSDQGRTTLLVDVDSSKGFLEETPVYPPSANVEGFSGRFKLLPFGALRGNFKFTYTGIYSVIERARLSEMTPLQIRRHVDELASKVSPGFNVDKFKISNYRDLNVPDVFIEIEGKDSSYGTITSHTLLAKFPSPDFSRIVSLVAAKERKYPFVVGYKMEKEVVSSVKLPSGYKLLFKPEDLTFKNRVGFLKLNWTQKGDTLTLRAKMVLNKRIVPPDEYRDLREFFNYTVKSLRNQVIVLKKVEN; this is encoded by the coding sequence ATGTTAAAGAGACGGCTTCTAATCGCCCTTTTTGTTGTTCTTTTCCCTCTCCTTTCCTTTGCCGGAGAGTTTGGAGCTGAGGTTCTGTACGACAAGTGTTCTGTAAAGTTCTTTCCCAATGGAAGGAGCATTTGGAGGGAAGAGAAGGCAGTTAAGATACTTGATAAGAGAGGGATAAAGGAGTTTGGAGAAGTAGTTATACCCTTTTCAACAGAACACCAGAGACTTAAAATCCTCTACGCCTATACAGTTACTCCCAGCGGTAAGGTCGTTAAGCCTAACAAAAAGGCCTTTAACATCGTTTACCCTCCCTTTGTCTCAGAGGCTCCTATTTACTCAGATTTAAAGTATCAGACGATATCTATGCCTGCAGTCTCTCCAGGTTCCATTGTTAAGTATGCCTATGAGCTTGAGACCTTTAAACCCTACATGAAAAATAACTTCTGGACTACAAATTACTTTCAGGACTTCTTTCCCGTTAAAGAGGCAACTTTTACTGCTTACATTCCTAAAGGCCACTACTACAAGTACAAGGCCTACCATATGGAGGGAGATGAAGGAAAGCCGAAAGTAGAGGAAGGAAAGAATTACACAGTTTTAAAGTGGGAGCTTCACAACGTCCCTCCAATCCACAAAGAGAGGAATATGCCCCCTTACGGCGAGATTGCGAAGAAGGTATCTATAACCTCTATTAAGAGCTGGGATGATGTTGCAAAGTGGTACTCAGACCTTGCCCGTGAGTCCCTTAAGCCAGATAAATTGGTGAGAGAAACTGCCCTTGAGTTAACGAAAGACAAGAAGACTTTAGAGGAGAAGATTAGGGCAATCTACAACTTTGTTTCCCAGAATATACGCTACGTTGGAATGGAGTTTGGAATAAACGGTTATAAACCCCACAGGGCGGGAGAAGTTTTAAGGAACCGCTACGGAGACTGTAAGGACCACGCTACTCTCTTAGTGTCAATGCTTAAAGTGATAGGAGTTAAGGGATATCCCGTTCTGATTCCTACTCTCTCAAAGGCCAACACGGACCCTGAAATGCCGATGCCTACGGCCTTTAACCACGAAATTGCTGCTATAAAGTGGAAGGGTAAACTCCTCTTCCTTGATACGACTTCCGACTACGTTCCTTTTGGCTACCTTCCCCCTTCTGATCAGGGAAGGACAACTCTTTTAGTTGACGTAGATTCTTCCAAAGGGTTTTTAGAGGAAACTCCTGTTTACCCTCCCTCTGCAAACGTTGAGGGCTTTTCAGGTAGATTTAAACTTTTGCCCTTTGGAGCTCTAAGGGGGAACTTTAAGTTTACTTACACCGGAATTTACTCAGTGATAGAGAGGGCAAGACTTTCTGAAATGACTCCTCTCCAGATAAGAAGGCACGTTGATGAGCTTGCATCAAAGGTTTCTCCCGGATTTAACGTTGATAAGTTCAAAATCTCAAACTACAGGGACTTGAACGTTCCGGACGTTTTTATAGAGATTGAGGGGAAAGATAGCTCTTACGGGACTATAACATCCCACACTCTCCTTGCCAAGTTCCCGTCTCCCGACTTTAGCCGCATAGTTTCCCTCGTTGCTGCAAAGGAGAGGAAGTACCCCTTCGTAGTCGGGTATAAGATGGAGAAAGAAGTTGTGTCTTCGGTAAAGCTCCCATCAGGTTATAAACTCCTCTTTAAACCGGAAGACCTCACTTTCAAAAACAGAGTGGGTTTCCTGAAGTTAAACTGGACTCAAAAGGGAGATACCCTTACCCTTAGGGCTAAGATGGTTTTGAATAAGAGAATTGTTCCTCCAGATGAGTACAGGGATTTGAGGGAGTTCTTTAACTATACCGTTAAGAGTTTGAGAAATCAGGTAATTGTTTTAAAGAAGGTTGAAAATTGA